From the Pseudomonas baltica genome, one window contains:
- the gyrA gene encoding DNA gyrase subunit A, with protein MGELAKEILPVNIEDELKQSYLDYAMSVIVGRALPDARDGLKPVHRRVLFAMSELGNDWNKPYKKSARVVGDVIGKYHPHGDTAVYDTIVRMAQPFSLRYLLVDGQGNFGSVDGDNAAAMRYTEVRMTKLAHELLADLHKETVDWVPNYDGTEQIPAVMPTRIPNLLVNGSSGIAVGMATNIPPHNLGEVIDGCLALIDNAEITVDELMQFIPGPDFPTAGIINGRAGIIEAYRTGRGRIYMRARSHIEDIDKVGGRQQIVVTELPYQLNKARLIEKIAELVKEKKLEGITELRDESDKDGMRIVIELRRGEVPEVILNNLFAQTQMQAVFGINVVALIDGRPRILNLKDLLEAFVRHRREVVTRRTVFELRKARERGHILEGQAVALSNIDPVIALIKASPTPSEAKEALIKMPWESEAVATMVERAGADSCRPENLDPQYGMRDGKYFLSPEQAQAILDLRLHRLTGLEHEKLLAEYQEILNQIGELIRILSSATRLMEVIREELELIRAEYGDVRRTEILDARLDLTLGDMIPEEERVVTISHTGYAKTQPLAAYQAQRRGGKGKSATGVKDEDYISHLLVANSHTTLLLFSSKGKVYWLKTYEIPEASRAARGRPLVNLLPLGEGEYITTMLPVEEYTEGHFIFMATANGTVKKTPLEQFSRQRSVGLIALELDEGDILISASITDGEREVMLFSDGGKVTRFKESDVRAMGRTARGVRGMRLPEDQKLISMIIPEEGSQILTASERGYGKRTAITEFPEYKRGGQGVIAMVSNDRNGRLVGAVQVLDGEEIMLISDQGTLVRTRVGEVSSLGRNTQGVTLIKLASDEKLVGLERVQEPSEVEGEELLEGEEGYEAPAAIDGDGLDGDVAEGDADGDVIQD; from the coding sequence ATGGGCGAACTGGCCAAAGAAATCCTCCCGGTCAATATCGAAGACGAGCTGAAACAGTCCTACCTCGACTACGCGATGAGCGTGATTGTCGGGCGGGCACTGCCCGATGCACGCGATGGCTTGAAGCCCGTGCACCGCCGCGTACTCTTCGCAATGAGCGAGCTGGGCAACGACTGGAACAAGCCGTACAAGAAATCCGCCCGTGTGGTCGGTGACGTGATCGGTAAGTATCACCCGCACGGTGATACCGCGGTGTACGACACCATCGTCCGCATGGCGCAGCCGTTCTCGCTGCGTTACCTGCTGGTCGATGGCCAGGGCAACTTCGGTTCGGTGGACGGCGACAACGCTGCGGCCATGCGATACACCGAAGTGCGCATGACCAAGCTGGCCCACGAGCTGCTGGCCGACTTGCACAAGGAGACCGTCGACTGGGTGCCCAACTACGACGGCACCGAGCAGATCCCGGCGGTCATGCCGACGCGCATTCCCAACCTGCTGGTCAACGGCTCGAGCGGTATCGCAGTGGGCATGGCCACCAACATTCCGCCGCACAACCTCGGTGAAGTCATCGACGGCTGCCTGGCGCTGATCGACAACGCCGAGATCACTGTCGATGAACTGATGCAGTTCATCCCCGGCCCGGACTTCCCCACTGCCGGTATCATCAACGGTCGCGCCGGCATCATCGAGGCTTACCGTACCGGCCGTGGCCGCATCTATATGCGCGCCCGCTCGCACATCGAAGACATCGACAAGGTTGGTGGCCGCCAGCAGATCGTGGTCACCGAGCTGCCGTATCAGCTCAACAAGGCCCGTCTGATCGAGAAGATCGCCGAACTGGTCAAAGAGAAAAAACTCGAAGGCATCACCGAGTTGCGTGACGAGTCCGACAAGGACGGCATGCGCATCGTCATCGAGCTGCGTCGCGGCGAAGTGCCTGAGGTGATCCTCAACAACCTGTTCGCCCAGACCCAGATGCAGGCCGTGTTCGGGATCAACGTCGTTGCCCTGATCGATGGCCGTCCGCGCATCCTCAACCTCAAGGACCTGCTCGAAGCCTTCGTCCGTCACCGCCGTGAAGTGGTCACGCGTCGTACCGTGTTCGAGCTGCGCAAGGCCCGTGAACGTGGCCATATCCTGGAAGGTCAAGCGGTCGCGCTGTCCAACATCGATCCGGTCATCGCCCTGATCAAGGCCTCGCCAACGCCGTCGGAAGCCAAGGAAGCGCTGATCAAGATGCCGTGGGAATCCGAAGCCGTGGCGACCATGGTCGAGCGCGCTGGCGCCGATTCGTGCCGCCCCGAGAACCTTGATCCGCAATACGGCATGCGCGACGGCAAGTACTTCCTGTCGCCCGAGCAAGCCCAGGCCATTCTGGACCTGCGTCTGCACCGTCTGACCGGCCTGGAACACGAGAAGCTGCTGGCCGAATACCAGGAGATCCTCAACCAGATCGGCGAGCTGATCCGCATCCTCAGCAGCGCCACGCGCCTGATGGAAGTGATCCGCGAAGAGCTCGAACTGATCCGCGCCGAATACGGCGACGTGCGCCGCACCGAGATCCTCGACGCGCGCCTCGACCTGACCCTGGGTGACATGATCCCGGAAGAAGAGCGCGTGGTGACCATTTCCCACACCGGTTACGCCAAGACCCAACCGCTGGCTGCCTATCAGGCTCAGCGTCGCGGCGGCAAAGGCAAATCCGCCACCGGCGTCAAGGACGAGGACTACATCTCGCACCTGCTGGTCGCCAACAGCCACACCACGCTGCTGCTGTTCTCCAGCAAGGGCAAGGTGTACTGGCTCAAGACCTACGAAATCCCCGAAGCGTCCCGCGCCGCCCGTGGTCGTCCGCTGGTCAACCTGCTGCCGCTTGGTGAGGGTGAGTACATCACCACCATGCTGCCGGTCGAGGAATACACCGAAGGCCACTTCATCTTCATGGCGACCGCCAACGGTACCGTCAAGAAGACCCCGCTGGAGCAATTCAGCCGTCAGCGCAGCGTTGGTCTGATCGCCCTGGAGCTGGACGAAGGCGACATCCTCATCAGCGCCTCGATCACTGATGGCGAGCGTGAAGTGATGCTGTTCTCCGACGGTGGCAAGGTCACCCGCTTCAAGGAGTCCGACGTCCGCGCCATGGGCCGTACCGCCCGCGGTGTGCGCGGCATGCGCCTGCCTGAAGACCAGAAGCTGATCTCCATGATCATCCCTGAAGAGGGCAGCCAGATCCTTACCGCTTCCGAACGTGGCTACGGCAAGCGTACCGCGATCACCGAGTTCCCCGAGTACAAGCGTGGCGGTCAGGGCGTTATCGCCATGGTCAGCAACGATCGCAACGGCCGTCTGGTCGGTGCGGTGCAAGTACTCGATGGTGAAGAGATCATGCTGATCTCCGATCAGGGCACCCTGGTGCGCACCCGCGTCGGCGAAGTCTCCAGCCTGGGCCGCAACACTCAGGGTGTGACCCTGATCAAGCTGGCCAGCGACGAGAAGCTGGTGGGCCTTGAGCGCGTGCAGGAGCCATCCGAAGTCGAGGGCGAGGAATTGCTCGAAGGCGAGGAGGGCTATGAAGCCCCTGCAGCGATCGACGGTGATGGGTTGGACGGTGACGTGGCCGAAGGCGATGCCGATGGCGATGTGATCCAGGACTAA
- the mtnA gene encoding S-methyl-5-thioribose-1-phosphate isomerase: MRDRLLAAEKVKAIDWRDGALYLLDQRVLPFQQTWLRYDDARAVAEAIRSMVVRGAPAIAISAAYGLVLSARRHLAAGGDWQAALKQDFAVLLRARPTGANLSWALNRLRERLERLRPQEDPLAVLEAEAITLHESDREANLTMAQLGVDLIRRHQGNVQALLTHGNTGALATGGFGTALGVIRGAWLEGMVERVYAGETRPWLQGSRLTAWELANEGIPVTINADSAAAHLMKTKGITWVIVGADRITANGDVASKIGTYHLAVAAMHHGVRFMVVAPSSSIDMSLASGEDILLEERDTRELLDIGGQTLDLDAINPVFDVTPADLIDVIVTEKGIVERPDTAKLTQLMCRKRLH, encoded by the coding sequence ATGCGCGATCGACTGTTGGCTGCAGAGAAAGTAAAAGCCATCGATTGGCGGGACGGCGCCTTGTACCTGCTCGATCAACGGGTCTTGCCGTTCCAGCAGACCTGGCTGCGCTACGACGACGCCCGGGCCGTGGCCGAGGCAATTCGCTCGATGGTGGTGCGCGGCGCCCCGGCGATCGCCATCAGCGCGGCCTATGGCCTGGTCCTCAGTGCCCGTCGGCACCTGGCTGCCGGCGGCGACTGGCAGGCAGCGCTGAAGCAGGATTTCGCCGTACTTTTGCGTGCGCGCCCGACTGGCGCCAATCTGTCGTGGGCCCTTAATCGCCTGCGTGAACGCCTGGAGCGCTTGCGCCCTCAGGAAGATCCGCTGGCCGTGCTCGAGGCCGAAGCCATCACCCTCCATGAGAGCGACCGCGAAGCCAACCTGACCATGGCCCAATTGGGCGTCGACCTGATTCGCCGCCATCAGGGCAATGTGCAGGCATTGCTGACCCACGGCAATACCGGCGCTTTGGCCACGGGCGGTTTCGGTACGGCGCTGGGTGTGATTCGTGGCGCCTGGCTGGAAGGCATGGTCGAACGCGTGTACGCCGGCGAGACCCGACCCTGGCTGCAGGGCTCGCGGCTGACGGCCTGGGAGCTCGCCAACGAGGGCATCCCGGTGACCATCAATGCCGACTCCGCGGCGGCGCACCTGATGAAAACCAAGGGCATCACCTGGGTGATCGTCGGTGCCGACCGCATTACCGCCAATGGCGACGTGGCCAGCAAGATCGGCACCTACCACCTGGCGGTCGCGGCGATGCACCACGGCGTGCGGTTCATGGTGGTCGCGCCGAGTTCGAGCATCGACATGAGCCTGGCCAGTGGCGAGGATATTTTGCTCGAAGAGCGCGATACCCGCGAGTTGCTGGATATCGGCGGGCAAACTCTTGACCTGGACGCCATCAACCCGGTGTTCGACGTGACCCCAGCGGATTTGATCGATGTCATCGTTACCGAGAAAGGGATCGTCGAACGGCCGGATACGGCAAAGTTGACGCAGTTGATGTGTCGCAAGCGGTTGCATTGA
- a CDS encoding TRZ/ATZ family hydrolase has protein sequence MPNRAAPLDLLLLPSWLVPVEPAGVVLHDHGLGIRDGRIAFIGPREEALRQTAAEVRELPGMLLSPGLINAHGHAAMTLFRGMADDLPLMTWLEHHIWPAEGRWVDESFVADGTDLAIAEQLQGGITCFSDMYFYPWVACERVNLSGMRAQITVPVLDFEIPGARTTDEALHQGVELFGEMRHHPRISIAFGPHAPYTVNDENLQKIRVLADEMDAAIHMHVHETAFEVQQGVEQTGERPLARLARAGLLGPRFQAVHMTQITDADIALLVEHNCSVVHCPESNLKLASGFCPVERLWQAGVNVAIGTDGAASNNDLDLLGETRTAALLAKAVAGSATALDAHRALRMATLNGARAMGLEEHIGSLELGKAADITAFDLSGLAQQPIYDPVSQLIYASGRHCVRHVWVEGRQLLDDRRLTSLDEGRLHACAVQWGKRIKDSSRPPQ, from the coding sequence ATGCCCAACCGCGCCGCCCCTCTCGACTTGTTGCTCCTGCCAAGCTGGCTGGTGCCCGTCGAGCCGGCCGGGGTCGTGCTGCATGATCACGGCCTGGGCATCCGCGATGGCCGCATCGCGTTTATCGGCCCCCGCGAAGAAGCCCTGCGGCAAACGGCTGCCGAGGTTCGCGAACTGCCCGGCATGCTGCTCAGCCCCGGCCTGATCAACGCCCACGGCCACGCGGCGATGACGCTGTTTCGCGGCATGGCCGACGACCTGCCGCTGATGACCTGGCTCGAACACCACATCTGGCCCGCTGAAGGCCGCTGGGTCGACGAAAGCTTCGTCGCCGACGGTACCGACCTGGCCATCGCCGAGCAGTTGCAGGGCGGTATCACCTGCTTCTCGGACATGTACTTCTATCCGTGGGTGGCTTGCGAACGGGTCAACCTCAGCGGCATGCGCGCGCAGATCACCGTGCCGGTGCTCGACTTCGAGATCCCGGGCGCGCGCACCACGGACGAAGCATTGCACCAGGGCGTCGAGCTTTTTGGCGAGATGCGCCATCACCCGCGCATCAGCATTGCCTTCGGCCCCCATGCGCCCTACACCGTCAACGACGAGAATCTGCAGAAGATCCGCGTGCTGGCCGACGAAATGGACGCGGCCATTCATATGCATGTGCACGAGACCGCCTTCGAAGTGCAACAGGGCGTGGAGCAGACCGGCGAACGCCCCCTGGCTCGTCTTGCCCGCGCGGGCTTGCTGGGCCCACGCTTCCAGGCCGTGCACATGACTCAGATCACCGATGCGGACATCGCCCTGCTGGTCGAACACAATTGCAGCGTGGTGCATTGCCCCGAGTCCAATCTCAAGCTGGCCAGCGGCTTCTGCCCGGTAGAGCGGCTCTGGCAGGCCGGCGTCAATGTGGCGATCGGCACCGATGGCGCGGCCAGCAACAACGACCTCGACCTGCTCGGCGAAACCCGCACCGCCGCGCTGCTGGCCAAGGCCGTGGCCGGCTCCGCCACTGCATTGGATGCCCACCGCGCCTTGCGCATGGCTACGCTCAATGGGGCCCGGGCCATGGGCCTGGAAGAACACATCGGCTCGCTGGAATTGGGCAAGGCTGCAGACATCACCGCTTTCGACCTGTCTGGCCTGGCGCAGCAGCCGATCTACGACCCGGTTTCGCAACTGATTTATGCCAGTGGCCGCCACTGCGTGCGCCACGTTTGGGTGGAGGGCCGGCAATTGCTCGATGATCGGCGCCTGACCAGCCTGGACGAAGGCCGCCTGCACGCCTGCGCGGTGCAATGGGGGAAACGCATCAAAGATTCATCACGGCCGCCCCAGTAA
- the ubiG gene encoding bifunctional 2-polyprenyl-6-hydroxyphenol methylase/3-demethylubiquinol 3-O-methyltransferase UbiG, with product MSNVDTAEIAKFEALAHRWWDRESEFKPLHDINPLRVNWIDERVKLAGKKVLDVGCGGGILSEAMALRGATVMGIDMGEAPLAVAQLHQLESGVTVEYRQITAEALAEEMPAQFDVVTCLEMLEHVPDPSSVIRACCAMVKPGGQVFFSTINRNPKAYALMILGAEYVLKLLPRGTHDFKKFIRPSELGAWSRQAGLQVKDIIGLTYNPLTKHYKLASDVDVNYMIQTLREE from the coding sequence ATGAGCAACGTCGACACCGCAGAAATCGCCAAATTCGAGGCCCTGGCCCATCGCTGGTGGGACCGCGAGAGCGAGTTCAAGCCGCTGCACGATATCAACCCGTTGCGCGTCAACTGGATCGACGAACGGGTCAAGCTGGCCGGCAAGAAGGTCCTGGATGTGGGCTGCGGCGGCGGTATCCTCAGTGAAGCCATGGCCCTGCGCGGTGCCACGGTCATGGGCATCGACATGGGCGAAGCGCCGCTGGCCGTAGCCCAGCTGCATCAGCTGGAGTCGGGTGTGACCGTCGAATACCGACAGATCACCGCCGAAGCCCTGGCCGAAGAGATGCCGGCGCAGTTCGATGTGGTCACCTGCCTCGAAATGCTCGAGCACGTGCCCGACCCTTCCTCGGTGATCCGCGCCTGCTGCGCTATGGTCAAGCCCGGCGGCCAGGTGTTCTTCTCCACCATCAACCGCAATCCCAAGGCCTACGCGCTGATGATCCTCGGCGCTGAATATGTCCTCAAGCTGCTGCCGCGCGGCACCCACGACTTCAAGAAATTCATCCGCCCTTCGGAGCTGGGTGCCTGGAGCCGTCAAGCCGGCCTGCAGGTCAAGGACATCATCGGCCTGACCTACAATCCCCTGACCAAGCATTACAAGCTGGCGTCCGATGTCGACGTCAACTACATGATCCAGACTCTGCGCGAGGAGTAA
- the mupP gene encoding N-acetylmuramic acid 6-phosphate phosphatase MupP, protein MRLRAVLFDMDGTLLDTAPDFIAICQAMRAERGLAPIADKLIRDVVSGGAKAMVCASFEISADAPEFEALRLEFLERYQVGCAVHSHLYDGMAELLADIEKGGLIWGVVTNKPVRFAEPIMQQLGLAERSAVLICPDHVTRSKPDPEPLLLACKQLNLDPAAVLFVGDDLRDIESGRDAGTKTVAVRYGYIHPDDNPNHWGADAVVDHPLELRALLDQAVCGC, encoded by the coding sequence ATGCGGTTACGAGCGGTTTTATTCGACATGGACGGCACGCTGCTCGACACCGCGCCGGATTTCATCGCCATCTGCCAGGCCATGCGTGCCGAGCGCGGGCTGGCGCCGATCGCCGATAAACTGATCCGCGATGTGGTCTCGGGCGGGGCCAAGGCAATGGTCTGCGCCAGCTTCGAGATCAGCGCTGATGCGCCCGAGTTCGAAGCCTTGCGCCTGGAGTTCCTGGAACGCTATCAGGTGGGCTGCGCAGTGCACAGCCACCTGTATGACGGTATGGCCGAATTGCTCGCCGACATCGAAAAAGGCGGGCTGATCTGGGGCGTGGTGACCAACAAGCCGGTGCGCTTCGCCGAGCCGATCATGCAGCAACTGGGCCTGGCCGAACGCTCTGCGGTGCTGATCTGCCCGGATCATGTGACCCGCAGCAAGCCGGACCCAGAGCCCCTGCTGCTGGCCTGCAAGCAGCTGAACCTGGACCCGGCCGCCGTGCTGTTCGTGGGCGATGATCTGCGCGATATCGAGTCGGGCCGCGATGCCGGGACCAAGACCGTGGCCGTGCGCTACGGCTACATCCATCCGGACGACAACCCCAACCACTGGGGGGCCGATGCGGTGGTGGATCACCCGCTGGAGCTGCGCGCGTTGCTGGATCAGGCGGTGTGTGGCTGTTGA
- a CDS encoding YciK family oxidoreductase — MFDYTPRPHLLKGRIILVTGAGRGIGAAAALSFAAHGATVLLLGKTESRLSAVYDQIEAAGYPRPAVIPFDLATAQPDQYQALASMLETEFGHLDGLLHNASIIGPRTPLEQLGGAQFMEVMQVNVNAMFMLTSALLPLLKRSQDGSVVFTSSSVGRKGRAYWGAYGVSKFATEGLMQTLADELQGVAPVRANSINPGATRTDMRAQAYPAEDPSNNPSPEAIMPVYLYLLGPDSAGVSGQAFNAQ; from the coding sequence ATGTTCGACTACACCCCCCGCCCCCACCTGCTCAAAGGCCGCATCATCCTGGTCACCGGTGCCGGGCGCGGTATCGGCGCAGCAGCGGCGTTGAGCTTTGCAGCCCATGGCGCCACAGTGCTGTTGCTGGGCAAGACCGAATCGCGTCTGAGCGCTGTGTACGATCAGATCGAAGCCGCTGGCTATCCGCGCCCGGCGGTGATCCCGTTCGACCTGGCCACGGCGCAGCCCGACCAGTACCAGGCCCTGGCATCGATGCTTGAAACCGAATTCGGCCACCTCGACGGCTTGCTGCACAACGCCTCGATAATTGGCCCGCGCACACCGCTCGAGCAGTTGGGTGGTGCACAATTCATGGAGGTGATGCAGGTCAACGTCAATGCCATGTTCATGCTCACCAGCGCGCTGCTGCCCTTGCTCAAGCGCTCGCAGGACGGCTCGGTGGTGTTCACTTCCAGCAGCGTCGGCCGCAAAGGGCGGGCCTACTGGGGCGCGTATGGAGTATCGAAGTTTGCCACCGAGGGCCTGATGCAGACCCTCGCCGACGAATTGCAGGGTGTCGCGCCGGTACGCGCCAACAGCATCAACCCGGGCGCGACCCGGACCGATATGCGCGCGCAGGCTTATCCCGCGGAGGACCCGAGCAACAACCCGAGCCCGGAAGCGATCATGCCGGTGTATCTGTACCTGCTGGGGCCCGACAGCGCCGGGGTGTCCGGCCAGGCTTTCAATGCGCAGTAG
- a CDS encoding iron-containing redox enzyme family protein, producing the protein MNEVFEGFTRTGPLMEAASYPVWAQQLISDCAPSKRRVVEHELYRRMRDNTLSPRTMRQYLIGGWPVVEQFALYMAQNLTKTRFARHQGEDMARRWLMRNIRVELNHADYWVHWANAHGVSLEDLQAQKVSPQLHALSHWCWQSCSTDPLMIAMAATNYAIEGATGEWAAIVCSQDTYANAFPEEGRKRAMKWLKMHAQYDDAHPWEALEIVCTLAGPNPSRIIQADIRKAVCKSYDYMFLFLEHCMEIERGGTKEAAAQLQPSYA; encoded by the coding sequence ATGAACGAGGTCTTTGAAGGTTTCACCAGAACCGGCCCACTCATGGAAGCCGCGAGCTACCCGGTGTGGGCGCAGCAGCTGATCAGCGATTGCGCACCGAGCAAGCGCCGGGTGGTCGAGCATGAGCTGTACAGGCGCATGCGCGATAACACCCTGAGCCCCAGAACGATGCGCCAGTACCTGATCGGTGGCTGGCCGGTAGTCGAGCAATTCGCCTTGTATATGGCGCAAAACCTGACCAAGACGCGCTTTGCCCGTCATCAGGGTGAGGACATGGCGCGTCGCTGGCTCATGCGCAACATCCGCGTCGAACTCAATCACGCCGATTACTGGGTGCATTGGGCCAACGCCCACGGGGTCAGCCTTGAGGATCTGCAGGCGCAGAAGGTCTCGCCGCAACTGCATGCGCTGAGTCACTGGTGCTGGCAGAGCTGTTCGACCGATCCGTTGATGATCGCCATGGCCGCCACCAACTACGCTATCGAAGGGGCGACCGGAGAGTGGGCGGCGATCGTCTGTAGCCAGGACACCTATGCCAATGCCTTCCCGGAAGAGGGCCGCAAGCGCGCCATGAAGTGGCTTAAGATGCACGCCCAGTACGACGATGCCCACCCGTGGGAAGCCCTGGAAATCGTCTGCACCCTGGCGGGCCCCAACCCGTCGCGGATCATCCAGGCGGATATCCGCAAAGCTGTGTGCAAGAGCTATGACTACATGTTTTTGTTTCTGGAGCACTGCATGGAGATCGAGCGCGGCGGCACGAAGGAGGCTGCGGCGCAGCTTCAGCCTAGTTATGCCTGA
- a CDS encoding EAL domain-containing protein, with product MKQNRTLEKPRLLGIVWPFIAVVILLALLGCVSLYALSAVRGYVAGESLWSKGQKDAIYYLSLYADHPDEQIFAKYQQAIAIPQGSHDLRVALDQPVPDIEKARRGLAQGGNHPDDFDGVIWFFLNFRHFSYFAQAIDLWTIGDGYLVQLDRVAQQMHASLQAGDATVQDLGRWKQQILEINDGVTPAAVAFSEALGQGSRFMLKLLVAVNLGTALVLIALALWRTSKLLTQRQAFAVALQAEKDRAQITLASIGDGVIATDVDGSIVYMNPAAEHLTHWNAGQASGLPLAALFNLLDENAEKDAYTLIERIYGGQLNGGSEHAKLIQRLDGSTVSVTLVGAPIMTEGKIGGTVLVLHDMTQERQYIANLSWQATHDALTGLANRREFEYRLELALNGLMRQPSRHSLMFLDLDQFKLVNDTSGHAAGDELLRHICALLQSGLREGDTLARLGGDEFGILLENCPPETAEKIAEGLRETVQNLHFVWKTRPFMTSVSIGLVHITQMPTSLEASLRAADMACYMAKEKGRNRVQVYHADDTELSVRFGEMAWVQRLHMALEENRFCLYSQEIAGLDPSAQRGGHIEVLLRLQDENGRIILPDSFIPAAERYGLMTTLDRWVVQNVFKVIAQCISETPVDSATPLALCAINLSGSSIGDDEFLDYLQEQFHRFSIPPNMICFEITETSAIANLGSAIRFINELKALGCQFSLDDFCAGMSSFAYLKHLPVDYLKIDGSFVKDMLDDPINRAMVEVINHIGHVMGKRTIAEFVETPLIEQALMEIGVDYAQGYLIERPQPFTCDSLRRIDERLRPLLFKAPGTFR from the coding sequence ATGAAGCAAAATCGGACACTCGAAAAGCCGCGCCTGTTGGGTATCGTCTGGCCGTTTATCGCCGTCGTCATCCTCTTGGCTCTGCTGGGGTGCGTAAGCTTGTATGCCTTGTCGGCGGTACGCGGCTACGTTGCTGGCGAGAGCCTGTGGTCCAAGGGCCAGAAAGATGCCATCTACTATCTGAGCCTGTACGCCGACCACCCCGACGAACAGATCTTCGCCAAGTACCAGCAGGCGATCGCCATCCCTCAGGGCAGCCACGATCTGCGTGTCGCCCTCGACCAGCCGGTGCCCGACATCGAAAAGGCGCGTCGCGGTCTGGCGCAGGGCGGCAATCATCCCGATGATTTTGACGGGGTGATCTGGTTCTTTCTCAATTTCCGTCATTTCAGCTACTTCGCCCAGGCCATCGATCTGTGGACCATTGGTGACGGTTATCTGGTGCAACTCGATCGCGTGGCGCAGCAGATGCACGCCAGCCTGCAGGCGGGGGACGCGACCGTGCAGGACCTGGGCCGCTGGAAGCAGCAGATCCTCGAGATCAACGACGGCGTGACACCTGCCGCCGTGGCCTTCAGCGAGGCGCTGGGCCAGGGCTCGCGGTTCATGCTCAAGTTGCTGGTGGCAGTCAATCTCGGTACCGCACTGGTGTTGATCGCCCTGGCGTTGTGGCGTACCAGCAAGTTGCTGACCCAGCGCCAGGCGTTCGCGGTGGCGTTGCAGGCTGAAAAGGACCGGGCGCAGATTACCCTGGCATCGATCGGCGACGGAGTGATCGCTACCGACGTCGATGGCTCGATCGTCTACATGAACCCGGCCGCCGAGCACTTGACCCACTGGAACGCTGGTCAGGCCAGCGGATTGCCTTTGGCGGCGCTGTTCAATCTACTGGACGAAAACGCGGAGAAAGACGCTTATACCCTCATCGAACGCATTTATGGCGGGCAGCTCAATGGCGGCAGCGAGCATGCCAAGCTGATCCAGCGCCTGGACGGCAGTACGGTGTCGGTGACCTTGGTGGGCGCACCGATCATGACCGAGGGCAAGATCGGCGGCACGGTGCTGGTGCTGCACGACATGACGCAAGAGCGCCAATACATCGCCAACCTGTCCTGGCAGGCCACCCACGACGCCCTCACCGGGCTGGCTAACCGTCGCGAATTCGAATACCGCCTGGAGCTGGCCCTGAACGGGCTGATGCGCCAGCCAAGCCGCCACTCGTTGATGTTCCTCGATCTCGATCAGTTCAAGCTGGTCAACGACACCAGTGGCCACGCCGCTGGCGACGAACTGCTGCGACACATTTGCGCCTTGCTGCAATCGGGCCTGCGTGAAGGGGATACCCTGGCGCGACTGGGTGGCGACGAGTTCGGCATTCTCCTGGAGAACTGCCCGCCAGAGACCGCCGAAAAGATCGCCGAAGGCCTGCGCGAAACCGTGCAGAACCTGCACTTCGTGTGGAAGACCCGGCCGTTCATGACTTCGGTCAGTATTGGCCTGGTGCACATCACGCAAATGCCGACCAGCCTGGAGGCTTCGCTGCGGGCCGCCGACATGGCATGTTACATGGCCAAGGAAAAGGGCCGTAATCGGGTGCAGGTCTACCACGCCGATGATACCGAGCTGTCGGTGCGCTTCGGTGAAATGGCCTGGGTGCAACGCCTGCACATGGCACTGGAAGAGAACCGTTTTTGCCTCTACAGTCAGGAGATCGCCGGTCTTGACCCCTCAGCGCAGCGTGGCGGGCACATCGAGGTACTGTTGCGCCTGCAGGACGAAAACGGTCGAATCATCCTCCCGGACAGCTTCATCCCGGCTGCCGAGCGCTACGGGCTGATGACCACGCTGGACCGCTGGGTGGTGCAAAACGTCTTCAAGGTCATTGCCCAATGCATCAGCGAAACACCCGTCGACTCGGCGACGCCGTTGGCGCTGTGTGCGATCAATCTGTCGGGCAGCAGCATCGGCGATGACGAATTCCTTGATTACTTGCAGGAACAGTTCCACCGCTTTTCGATACCACCGAACATGATTTGCTTCGAGATCACCGAAACCAGCGCCATCGCCAACCTGGGCAGCGCCATTCGTTTCATCAATGAGCTCAAGGCGCTGGGGTGCCAGTTTTCACTCGACGATTTCTGCGCTGGCATGTCGTCTTTTGCGTATCTCAAGCACTTGCCGGTGGATTACCTGAAGATCGACGGGAGCTTCGTCAAGGACATGCTCGACGACCCGATCAACCGCGCCATGGTCGAGGTGATCAACCATATCGGGCACGTGATGGGTAAACGCACCATCGCCGAATTCGTCGAGACACCACTGATTGAACAGGCCCTGATGGAGATCGGGGTCGATTATGCGCAGGGGTACCTCATCGAGAGGCCTCAGCCTTTTACCTGTGACAGTTTGCGACGGATCGATGAACGCCTCAGGCCCTTACTTTTCAAGGCACCGGGTACTTTCCGTTGA